Proteins encoded within one genomic window of Pithys albifrons albifrons isolate INPA30051 chromosome 9, PitAlb_v1, whole genome shotgun sequence:
- the TMEM26 gene encoding transmembrane protein 26 has product MELMVLLNALVTRLLFVLHSLIGVWRVTAVKKEPKYWLLALLNLLLCLETGLTLKFKQGRGYKWFSPAIFLYLICTVPSLWLLEIHHGTQYCGNEPGAVQVNVSNQDFNQSRDSSHGSEGMDHHIIQTAKVFVNQLSTICESVWTLALHQTFLLLLVVGRWLLPIGVEITRDQLSQLLLMFVGTAADILEFASETLDIEDVRKNYALINAILAVWTWSMLQFPLDLAVQHIGCKPSASGKRIPSLLLCRYSAELWNIGVSLFIQDGPFFIVRSILMGHFRIFNQMLVFFTAKNILVVTLQLYRLAVITLDFRATLLQKSRKGEVCCCPCEPYEARAHVTSHHDNEMKEFVAFPPKEESQAPSEDH; this is encoded by the exons ATGGAGCTGATGGTGCTGCTCAATGCCCTGGTGACTCGCCTGCTCTTCGTGCTGCACTCTCTCATCGGGGTCTGGAGGGTGACTGCGGTGAAGAAAGAACCCAAGTACTGGCTGCTAGCACTGCTCAATCTTCTCCTGTGCCTGGAGACAGGGCTTACCCTCAAGTTTAAGCAAGGCAGAGGCTACAAATG GTTTTCACCagcaatatttttatatttgatttGCACAGTACCATCTCTATGGCTACTAGAAATTCATCATGGGACTCAG TACTGTGGCAATGAGCCTGGGGCAGTGCAGGTGAATGTCAGCAACCAAGACTTCAATCAGTCCAGAGACAGCAGTCATGGAAGTGAGGGAATGGATCACCACATCATTCAGACG GCTAAAGTCTTTGTGAATCAGCTCTCCACAATCTGTGAGAGTGTATGGACACTGGCCCTCCACCAGACTTTTCTACTGCTGCTAGTAGTTGGGAGATGGCTTCTCCCCATTGGAGTTGAAATCACCCGGGATCAATtgtctcagctgcttctcatgtttgtgggaacagcagcagataTACTTGAATTTGCTAGTGAAACCTTGGACATTGAGGATGTTCG GAAGAATTACGCTCTCATAAATGCAATTCTTGCTGTATGGACCTGGAGTATGTTACAGTTTCCACTTGATCTTGCAG TACAGCACATTGGCTGCAAACCAAGCGCGTCAGGCAAGCGGATCCCCagcctgctgctgtgcaggtaCAGCGCGGAGCTGTGGAACATCGGGGTCAGCCTCTTCATACAGGACGGCCCCTTCTTCATTGTGCGCTCAATCCTCATGGGCCACTTCAGAATATTCAATCAGATGCTGGTGTTTTTTACAGCTAAGAACATCTTGGTTGTGACTCTACAGTTGTATCGTTTGGCAGTGATAACGTTGGACTTCCGAGCCACCCTActgcagaagagcaggaaaggagaggtctgctgctgcccctgtgaGCCTTACGAGGCTCGTGCTCATGTTACCAGTCACCACGATAATGAAATGAAAGAGTTTGTTGCTTTTCCTCCCAAAGAGGAATCCCAAGCTCCATCAGAAGATCACTGA